From the genome of Miscanthus floridulus cultivar M001 chromosome 10, ASM1932011v1, whole genome shotgun sequence, one region includes:
- the LOC136487559 gene encoding anthocyanidin reductase ((2S)-flavan-3-ol-forming)-like, which produces MSEGGRKKTACVTGGNGYIASVLIKMLLQKGYAVKTTVRNPDAMEKSSHSHLRDLQALGPLQVLRADLDDEGSFDDAVAGCDYAFLVAAPVNLHSKNPEKELIEPAVRGTLNVMRSCAKAGTVKRVVLTSSAATVSGRPLQGGGHVLDEESWSDVEYLTANKSGPWGYPVSKVLSEKEACRFAQEHGISLVTVCPVLTVGAAPAAKIHTSVPASLSLLSGDEAAFGVLRGIEMATGCVPLVHVADLCRAEMFVAEEDAAAGRYVCCSVNTTIVYLARFLADKYHPQYTVKRDLLCSDEVVLQKPRVSLSSAKLVSEGFEFKYQTLGEIYDDVVEHGKALGILPS; this is translated from the exons ATGTCAGAGGGCGGCAGGAAGAAGACGGCGTGCGTGACCGGAGGCAACGGGTACATCGCCTCGGTGCTCATCAAGATGCTGCTCCAGAAAGGCTACGCCGTCAAGACGACGGTCAGAAACCCCG ATGCCATGGAGAAGAGCTCCCACTCCCACCTCAGGGACCTGCAGGCGCTTGGCCCCCTGCAAGTCCTCCGCGCCGACCTGGACGACGAAGGCAGTTTCGACGACGCCGTCGCTGGCTGCGACTACGCCTTCCTCGTCGCCGCTCCAGTGAACCTCCATTCGAAGAATCCTGAG AAAGAACTGATCGAGCCTGCTGTCCGAGGAACCCTGAACGTCATGAGGTCGTGCGCCAAGGCAGGGACAGTGAAGCGCGTCGTCCTGACCTCGTCGGCGGCCACAGTCTCAGGAAGGCCGTTGCAAGGCGGCGGGCACGTTCTGGACGAGGAGTCCTGGTCCGACGTCGAGTACCTCACTGCCAACAAGTCCGGCCCCTGG GGGTACCCAGTCTCCAAGGTGCTCTCGGAGAAGGAGGCGTGCAGGTTCGCGCAGGAGCACGGCATCAGCCTCGTCACCGTCTGCCCCGTCCTCACCGTCGGCGCGGCGCCTGCCGCAAAGATCCACACCAGCGTCCCCGCCAGCCTCTCCCTGCTTTCCG GCGACGAAGCAGCGTTCGGCGTGCTGAGAGGCATCGAGATGGCCACGGGCTGCGTGCCGCTGGTTCACGTCGCCGACCTGTGCCGCGCCGAGATGTTCGTCGCCGAGGAGGACGCGGCCGCCGGGAGGTACGTCTGCTGCAGCGTCAACACCACCATCGTCTACCTCGCCCGTTTCCTGGCGGACAAGTACCACCCGCAGTACACCGTGAAGAGAGACCTGCT CTGCTCCGACGAGGTCGTCCTTCAGAAGCCGAGAGTGAGCCTGTCGTCGGCGAAGCTGGTCAGCGAAGGGTTCGAGTTCAAGTACCAGACGCTGGGCGAGATCTACGACGACGTGGTGGAGCACGGCAAGGCCCTGGGGATTCTGCCCAGCTGA